The nucleotide window GCTACCTCTCGCCTCGGCTGGGCTGGATTCGGCCTAAGCCCGACTCggccccgcccggccccgcctCGGCTCGGTTCGGCTCGGCCTGCCCGGCCCCGCCCTCCTGCGCACCGGCCCCCGGTACCAGGTCCCGGTAACGCCCCGGGGAGCGGGACTGGGGGGCGGGAGGAGGCgtgggggggcagggggtgtgaGCATCCTCCCCCGGGGGCGCCGGGGCCgggggggctctgcagggcGGGGGGGCGCGGGGCTGCAGCCGGCGGAGGGGCCCCGTGGGGAGCCGGAGCCATCCCGTGTCGTGACAGCGGGAGACAAAGCCACCCCGTGTCGTGACAAAGGGTGAGGAGCCAGCCTGCTGCATGCCGTGACAGCAGGTGACAAAGCCCACCCTGTGGCATCTGCTGTGACACCGGGTGACAAAAGCCACCTCGAGCTGTTGACATTGGGTGACAAAAGCCACTCCGTGCTGTGACACTGGGTGACCAAAGCCGCCCTGTGCTGTGACGCCAGGCGAACAGCTGGCTGTCACCCAGGGTGGCCAAAGCCATCCTCATGGCACATGTGTGACGCCAGGTGACCAAACCAGGCTGTGCCGTGCCACCAGGCAAGCCCGGCACATCCCGTGGCGCTGGGGGACAAAGCCACCCCTCTCCACATCCCCGGGTGACCAAGCCACCCTGCCCCGTGGCACCGGGTGAGCAGCCATCCCGGCGCATGCTGTGACACCGGGTGACCGGGTGGTCCCGGTGCCCCATCCCCAGCGCCCGTGCGACATGGTGGCCATGGAGACCTTTGGGGTGGCAGCGTCCCCACTGTCACTCCGCCGCTGTCCCTGTGGCTGTCGCTGCTGTGGGGGTGGGCGGGGGGAGCTGCCCCCCGCGCTGCGTCTGCGCCTCCAACATCCTCAGCTGCTCGCAGGCGGCGCTGAGTTCGGTGCCGGTTCCGCTGCCCCGCTTCACCGCCGTCCTCGACCTCAGCCACAACAATGTCACCCGCCTTCGGCCGACTGGGCTCCGGGCCGCCTGGCCCATCTCCActccctctgctcagccacaACGGGCTCAGCTTCGTCTCCCGAGGCTTTCACCAACGTCCCGCACCTCCGACACCTCGACCTCTCCTCCAACCGCCTGCGGGCTCTGGATGAGAACCTCTTCAGCGACCTGGCCGAGCTGGAGGTTCTCCTCCTCTACAACAACGAGATCTCCACCGTCGACCGGACCGCTTTCGAGAACCTTTCCCACCTCCGCAAGCTTTACTTGGGTCAGAACCGCATCGCCCGCttcccctggagctgctgcgGGACGGGACCCGCCTGCCCCAGCTGGCCCTTGGACCTCTCGGCCACCGGCTCCGGAGCTTGCCGGTGGGCGAGCTGCAGGCGCTGCCGGCGTGGCTGCGGGACCGCCTCTACCTGCACGCCAACCCCCTGGCCTGTGACTGTCACCTCTTCCAGCTGGTGTCCCGCGGCCACCGCCGCCGCCTGAGCGCCGTGATGGATTTCCAGGAGGAATTACGCTGCGTGCTTCCCACCTCCCGGCGCCGTCGGGATC belongs to Calypte anna isolate BGI_N300 chromosome 26, bCalAnn1_v1.p, whole genome shotgun sequence and includes:
- the AMIGO1 gene encoding LOW QUALITY PROTEIN: amphoterin-induced protein 1 (The sequence of the model RefSeq protein was modified relative to this genomic sequence to represent the inferred CDS: inserted 4 bases in 3 codons); translated protein: HRVTGWSRCPIPSARATWWPWRPLGWQRPHCHSAAVPVAVAAVGVGGGSCPPRCVCASNILSCSQAALSSVPVPLPRFTAVLDLSHNNVTRLRXDWAPGRLAHLHSLCSATTGSASSPEAFTNVPHLRHLDLSSNRLRALDENLFSDLAELEVLLLYNNEISTVDRTAFENLSHLRKLYLGQNRIARFPXELLRDGTRLPQLALGPLGHRLRSLPVGELQALPAWLRDRLYLHANPLACDCHLFQLVSRGHRRRLSAVMDFQEELRCVLPTSRRXVGILSLAGRQPLNCSEAREAVLEGHLGDTVTLSCDTRLQGVQSWYWVTPGGEKVPEESGNGSTLLLANGSLQLRALRPEDAGTYSCWVGGPVLNETLYVELLVHNFTLHGPHDTLNTAYTTLVGCILSVVLVLIYLYLTPCRCCCCRGPEKPPPPRDDSINSSVLSATPNHAVPGEPCRSRSASITDPGQNGRFKVGAPPAPPRHGPKAQRKVSDPDSVSSVFSDTPIVV